One stretch of Leishmania braziliensis MHOM/BR/75/M2904 complete genome, chromosome 6 DNA includes these proteins:
- a CDS encoding ATP-NAD kinase-like protein, protein MRRMSVVLCASGDPYHVPSLARVALFPLHLDPPTKQHRELFRLLLGAPDLAAAPSMAFSAASKPHSPSSNISSAAQMEAAAWSSSSSFLPPQLSSASPGPSSDAGVTSYAKAIHSGIAARVQNIFGRSTKGTVGISSSSPVAQSGSSDEWQHGLPFMGASTPTPSSSSSSFSDLDPISCGTSSPYWYMEAFATSLREDSQLAPFDDIILIPNTRHPVSLRQSTHLAALAVLAARGLARVHVDFTALEHPDESMPIVYDLICRYPNSVLVHWLHDAYEVLNWSHFADFKSTVPMLLLQTQSYPPKALERQRPAGSVSRLTSRQYHSPIGQYVRSPEEADYYRRAERFMKAASMHRRCNPTPMMMATADRSDPESSMEMRCESASLVDRESDYFDDVPNVPPRRRQLDNDVSDNGSKERKESLPPKHAKVRARSPLLRGGDTTTRTASTASTSVTVATGGGHTTVPKRGLSRRRISPVHEELGVNYVNCAKGRWWNTPGGRGDDEVEVSRSYWSSTSSSWLGGGTASSATLPDWIAEEGVTAADREWRRCQHSDGSDGSSIDAAVAAAELHDDGEVFETGGRSGVSDGGLQKVDTVVSDDGFALSVNAPTDEGADAGVLRAGTTTAKVAGAGSTTYRTGTASAVPTSPEGQKTANEDTREHFLTREIEDVHAELSRMLRSASAAAGTVVAAAGGQSSHGAAGTARSNSTSSRASKTHDNVVARFIIRSTARPFGAADACHEEHQPARRRNRTVRQLIDELYPPRTYASVGASNSTSAMPATTEAGMVDESDAFGAEPSLLSSSSHLAPKPRVGPQSSATAVPSNDCDGSSHNCESGDRNGTSGSAFLDISAWMDAPMVEVHPITRSTGADVRQALWEQEINPSFILTDCVQRYVEGHGLYRDPRKATAASLYGSVGVSNDYGNGTRSGSGGCGGASGLDGSAGAAGQMSGADAGFRDSAAVGTGGTGSGFGGGMSSSTGSSIGIRRVVASRDTATLFFPGLIPRLELHYDRNNLLAREQFEKLRIFQCQDGEEPDLIVPIGGDGYMMHCIRKNWRRFIPFYGVNAGHVGYLLNSRSTLEELFSSPLKLHFTTMLYCQAEKEGDTGERMLLSELAFNDAWVERSSGQTALIRILVNGKERIRRLRGDGVLVSTAAGSTAYSQALGASPVPVGAPLIQIVGSNVVSPAQWRPAHLDQEDQVEFEVIDSTKRPCRCYVDSVDVGNVTRLLVRSSRVAGVTLAFSKSCDLQHKLYQMQFPKTL, encoded by the coding sequence ATGCGCCGAATGTCAGTGGTGCTCTGCGCCAGCGGTGACCCGTATCATGTGCCGTCGCTTGCACGTGTCGCATTGTTCCCGCTGCATCTGGACCCACCAACGAAGCAACATCGCGAACTGTtccggctgctgctcggtGCGCCAgacctcgctgctgcaccgtcgATGGCGTTCTCTGCTGCATCAAAGCCCCATTCACCATCATCGAACATCTCCAGTGCTGCGCAGATGGAGGCGGCCGCGTggtcgtcctcctcctctttcctccctccgcagttgtcttctgcttctcctgGGCCTTCATCAGACGCCGGGGTGACATCCTATGCGAAGGCGATTCATTCCGGCATCGCTGCGCGGGTGCAGAACATATTCGGTCGCTCCACCAAGGGTACAGTGGGTATATCATCGTCGTCACCGGTGGCGCAGTCCGGATCCAGCGACGAGTGGCAACATGGCCTGCCATTCATGGGTGCGTCAACACCAACGCcgtcctccagcagctccagcttcAGCGACTTGGACCCCATCTCCTGCGGCACCTCGTCACCGTACTGGTACATGGAGGCGTTCGCGACGAGCCTGCGCGAGGACAGTCAGCTGGCGCCCTTTGACGACATCATCCTTATCCCCAACACCCGTCACCCTGTCAGCCTGCGCCAATCGACGCACCTCGCGGCGTTAGCGGTGCTTGCTGCGCGCGGCTTGGCCCGCGTTCACGTCGACTTCACTGCGCTGGAGCACCCGGACGAGTCGATGCCCATCGTGTACGACCTCATCTGTCGCTACCCCAACAGCGTGCTTGTCCACTGGCTGCATGATGCGTACGAGGTACTCAACTGGAGCCACTTCGCCGACTTTAAGTCGACAGTACCAATGCTGCTTCTGCAGACTCAGAGCTACCCACCTAAGGCACTTGAGCGACAGCGGCCGGCGGGCAGTGTATCGCGGCTCACGTCACGACAGTATCACTCACCCATCGGCCAGTACGTGCGCAGTCCGGAGGAGGCGGACTACTACCGACGTGCAGAGCGCTTCATGAAAGCTGCATCCATGCACCGCCGATGCAACCCAACGCCGATGATGATGGCGACAGCGGACCGTAGCGATCCGGAGAGCAGCATGGAGATGCGCTGCGAGAGTGCCTCGCTGGTGGATCGCGAGTCAGACTACTTCGATGACGTCCCCAacgtgccgccgcggcggcgtcaaCTTGACAACGACGTGTCGGACAACGGCTCCAAGGAGCGCAAAGAGTCTCTGCCACCGAAACACGCGAAGGTGCGGGCCCGCTCACCGCtactgcgcggcggcgacacgACGACGCGGACAGCCTCCACGGCCTCCACGTCAGTCACCGTTGCCACCGGAGGAGGCCACACGACAGTCCCGAAAAGGGGACTCTCACGGAGGCGGATCTCGCCTGTGCACGAGGAGCTGGGGGTGAACTACGTGAACTGCGCTAAGGGTCGCTGGTGGAACACGCCTGGCGGCCGTGGCGATGATGAGGTGGAGGTGAGCCGCTCGTACTGGAGctccaccagcagcagctggctcggtggcggcactgcaTCATCCGCCACTCTGCCGGACTGGATTGCGGAGGAAGGagtgacggcggcggaccgcgagtggaggaggtgccagcacagcgatggcagcgacggcagcagcatcgaTGCCGCGGTTGCCGCAGCCGAGCTTCACGACGACGGTGAAGTCTTTGAGACAGGCGGCCGTTCGGGCGTGAGTGATGGCGGGCTGCAGAAAGTGGACACGGTGGTGTCTGATGACGGCTTTGCGCTCTCGGTGAACGCCCCGACGGATGAGGGAGCCGACGCCGGTGTCCTTCGAGCAGGCACGACAACGGCCAAGGTGGCTGGTGCGGGGTCTACAACGTATAGAACAGGTACAGCGTCCGCCGTGCCCACCTCGCCGGAGGGCCAGAAGACCGCCAACGAAGACACCCGCGAGCATTTTCTGACGCGCGAGATAGAGGATGTGCATGCCGAGCTGAGCCGCATGTTACGGTcggccagcgccgccgctggcaccgtcgttgctgcggcaggcggccAATCCTCTCATGGAGCAGCAGGAACGGCCAGGTCAAACTCTACGTCGAGCCGGGCATCGAAGACGCATGACAACGTTGTGGCCCGTTTCATCATCCGCAGCACTGCCCGCCCCTTCGGCGCTGCGGATGCTTGTCACGAAGAACACCAGCCGGCACGTCGTCGCAACCGCACCGTGCGCCAGCTGATCGACGAGCTCTACCCGCCGCGCACTTATGCCTCGGTGGGCGCCTCGAACAGCACGAGCGCCATGCCCGCGACCACAGAAGCTGGCATGGTGGACGAAAGCGACGCATTTGGCGCCGAGCCatcgctgctctcttcctcctcgcacTTGGCGCCAAAGCCCAGGGTGGGGCCGCAGTCCTCTGCGACTGCAGTGCCGTCGAACGACTGCGACGGCAGTAGTCACAACTGCGAGAGTGGCGACAGAAATGGCACCAGTGGCAGCGCGTTCCTGGACATTAGCGCGTGGATGGACGCGCCGATGGTGGAGGTGCACCCCATTACGCGGAGCACCGGTGCGGATGTTCGGCAGGCGCTTTGGGAGCAGGAGATCAACCCCTCTTTCATTCTAACTGACTGCGTGCAGCGGTACGTTGAGGGGCACGGCCTCTACCGTGACCCCCGCAAAGCAACGGCCGCCTCTCTCTACGGTAGCGTCGGCGTCAGCAACGACTATGGAAACGgcacccgcagcggcagcggtggctgtggcggcgcctCCGGACTGGACGGGAGCGCCGGGGCGGCTGGACAGATGAGTGGCGCCGATGCCGGGTTCCGTGACTCGGCAGCTGTGGGCACCGGTGGAACTGGTAGCGGCTTTGGCGGCggcatgagcagcagcaccggcagcagcattgGCATCCGCCGCGTCGTCGCTTCACGCGATACTGCCACACTCTTCTTTCCTGGTCTCATCCCTCGGCTAGAGCTTCACTACGATCGCAACAACCTTCTTGCGCGGGAGCAGTTTGAGAAGCTGCGCATCTTCCAATGCCAAGACGGCGAGGAGCCAGACCTGATTGTACCTATCGGTGGCGACGGGTACATGATGCACTGCATTCGAAAGAACTGGCGCCGCTTTATCCCCTTCTACGGGGTCAACGCCGGCCACGTTGGATACTTGCTGAACAGCCGCTCCACCTTGGAGGAGCTCTTCTCCTCACCGCTGAAGTTGCACTTCACGACAATGCTCTATTGCCAGGCTGAGAAGGAGGGTGACACTGGCGAGCGGATGTTGCTGTCAGAGCTGGCATTCAACGATGCCTGGGTGGAGCGGTCGAGCGGACAGACGGCGCTGATCCGCATTCTCGTCAACGGGAAGGAGCGCATTCGGCGGCTGCGTGGCGATGGCGTGCTTGTCTCTACGGCTGCCGGTAGCACAGCCTACAGTCAGGCTCTAGGCGCGTCCCCTGTGCCGGTTGGTGCCCCACTAATTCAAATTGTTGGCAGCAACGTTGTGTCGCCCGCGcagtggcggccggcacacCTCGATCAGGAGGACCAGGTGGAGTTTGAGGTCATCGACAGTACAAAGCGTCCATGCCGCTGCTACGTCGACTCCGTCGATGTTGGCAACGTGACGCGCTTGCTCGTGCGGTCCAGTCGAGTCGCCGGTGTGACCCTCGCATTTTCGAAGAGCTGCGACCTGCAGCACAAGTTATATCAGATGCAGTTCCCCAAGACGCTGTGA